A region from the Kryptolebias marmoratus isolate JLee-2015 linkage group LG9, ASM164957v2, whole genome shotgun sequence genome encodes:
- the LOC108246676 gene encoding LRRN4 C-terminal-like protein yields the protein MASLHMSMTALLFFALPLIHSHLFAHAASTVPPTTRRQIKVLTMIPSDDDYDNYDENYSSPPEVVRASVRPPLMATRPKPCQHDACSENQEPCERLSADTGCLCPGRSGGDVAPHAPRIHLLLPITEGENAGKVEVRWCAPSSVVSSYRVIVEGRRDGTLRFGDSSRRGLIGALEGGVKVCVQAVNNAGESSPSQFSCRRFEDTEFSSHNLLALIICGGVAFILVLVAVAVILRRCQKRQKAKRHSADGLGNPSYSTEGALQFKPASENKTLGLSDKEKFSLPTEKVV from the coding sequence ATGGCATCACTGCACATGAGCATGACTGCTCTTCTCTTCTTTGCCTTGCCTCTCATCCACTCCCACCTCTTCGCTCATGCTGCTTCCACCGTCCCACCCACGACTCGCCGACAGATCAAAGTCCTGACCATGATCCCATCCGATGACGACTATGATAACTATGATGAGAACTACAGCTCTCCTCCTGAAGTGGTGCGGGCCTCTGTGAGGCCTCCCCTTATGGCCACCAGGCCTAAGCCGTGTCAGCACGACGCCTGCTCGGAGAACCAGGAGCCCTGCGAGCGTCTCTCAGCCGACACCGGGTGCCTCTGTCCTGGCAGGAGCGGAGGCGACGTGGCCCCTCACGCGCCGCGCATCCACTTACTGTTGCCAATCACCGAAGGGGAGAACGCGGGGAAGGTGGAGGTGCGGTGGTGCGCTCCATCTTCCGTGGTGTCCTCTTACAGGGTGATCGTGGAGGGAAGGCGCGACGGCACTCTGAGGTTTGGGGATTCTTCGCGGCGAGGTCTGATAGGAGCTTTGGAGGGCGGGGTGAAGGTGTGTGTGCAAGCCGTGAACAATGCAGGAGAGAGCAGTCCCTCACAGTTCTCCTGCCGGAGGTTTGAGGACACCGAATTTTCAAGCCATAACCTACTGGCCTTGATCATATGCGGAGGAGTTGCCTTCATTCTCGTACTCGTCGCAGTAGCTGTGATCCTCAGAAGATGTCAAAAGCGTCAAAAGGCAAAGAGACACAGCGCCGACGGACTAGGAAACCCGTCTTACAGCACAGAGGGAGCTCTGCAGTTTAAACCGGCCTCAGAGAACAAGACACTAGGCCTGTCAGACAAAGAAAAGTTTTCTTTACCAacagaaaaagttgtttaa